The sequence below is a genomic window from Plasmodium coatneyi strain Hackeri chromosome 13, complete sequence.
ccctaaaccctaaccctaaaccctaaaccctaaaccctaaaccctaaaccctaaaccctaaaccctaaaccctaaaccctgaaccctaaaccctaaaccctaaaccctaaaccctaaaccctaaaccctaaaccctaaaccctgaaccctaaaccctgaaccctaaaccctaaaccctaaaccctgaaaccctaaaccctaaaccctaacctaaaccctgaaccccctaaaccctaaaccctaaaaccctaaaccctaaaccctgaaccctaaaccctaaaccctaaaccctaaaccctaaaccctaaaccctgaaccctaaaccctaaaccctaaaccctaaaccctaaaccctgaaccctaaacccctaaaccctaaaccctaaaccctaaaccctaaaccctaaaccctaaaccctaaaccctaaaaccctaaccctaaaccctaaaccctgaaccctaaaccctaaaccctaaaccctaaaccctaaaccctgaaccctaaaccctaaaccctaaaccctgaaccctaaaccctaaaaccctaaaccctaaaccctaaaccctaaaccctaaccctaaaccctaaaccctaaaccctgaaccctaaaccctaaaccctaaaaccctgaaccctaaaccctaaaccctaaaccctaaaccctgaaccctaaaccctaaaccctaaaccctaaaccctaaccctaaaccctaaaccctgaaccctaaaccctaaaccctaaaaccctaaaccctaaaccctgaaccctaaaccctaaaccctaaaccctaaaccctaaaccctaaaccctaaaccctaaaccctaaaccctgaaccctgaaaccctgaaccctgaaccctaaaccctgaaccctaaaccctaaaccctaaaccctgaaccctaaacaccctaaaccctaaccctaaaccctaaaccccctaaaccctaaaccccctaaaccctgaaccctgaaccctaaaccctaaaccctaaaccctaaaccctaaaaccctaaaccctaatgaaccctaaaccctaaaccctaaaaaacctaaaccctgaaccctgaaccctcctgaaccctaaccctgaaccctaaaccctgaaccctaaaccctaaaaccctaaaccctaaaccctaaaccctgaaccctgaaccctgaaccctaaaccctgaaccctgaccctttttttttttttttcgtttattaCTGTtccataataataataattcctcttttttcctttttttcctttttgatatTTTATTCGTTCTTTCTTCATCTGGAACATGTTCAACTAAGTTGTTCATCTAGACGATGAACGGAACACACAACATCTTCtcagatgaatgaacatcaTCTCAGATGAACAACATCATCTTATATGAACAAACATCTTCTTCATAGATGAACGAACAAACAAcaaacatcttcttcttagatgaatgaacatctggtagatgaatgaacatctggtagatgaatgaacatctggtagatgaatgaacaacaacatcttcttcagATGAATACAACAACTTCATAGATGGATGATCATTCTCATCTGGCAGATGAAGTAGTGTATGGaattgaatattctgttcccgAATCAAATGTGGAAGAATCATCTGCACTAGAAGAATCACGTTCCCCATTGCGCACATTCAATCTACGTTCGatggaccttttttttattgttttattctttcctccaAAGAATGTGTTACGTAACTCGGGAAATATAgaagtatactaaaaaagaaaaagaaaagaaaagggtgttatgattgttaggtggtaagctggaaggaaggttgttatggtggtggtaggtggaaggaaggttgttaggatggtggtaggtggaaggaaggttgtgttagcgtacttactttatataataaggaaGCAATTAATGGAAGAGCCACTGCTACGGCAGCTCCAGAAGAGATGGTTGCAGTGGTAGGAAAGGTGCTTCCGGGGGAGGTATTGTCCACTTTTGGGAGTATGGGTGTTCCGGCCTGCAGCTGCCTCTCCGGTGCTGATGCTGGTGCGGGTGCCCTACTTCCACCACTGGAGGAGGAACTTCCCTGGTGGTCACTACTGTCGGAACTATCCACATCGGGGGCATTTATATCCACTTTGGGACCCTTTATATCTACTTCTGGACCTTTTAGGTCACCTTCCAATTTTGGTAATGATACATCTACGTCCCCCTTCACCTTCGCACCCTTCATATGCACACCTactttagaagaaaaaaagggtgaataaaaaaaaatatgtgtacaaaacataaggaaggaaaatattatcaACCTAGGATGGTAATGTGTGCCACTCCTAGGACGGAAGTGTTCCACCTAGGATGGGTAGATAGGATCGGGTGGTATGTGGGAGGTGGGTGTAGGtgcttccctccttccttctttgcatgtgtatgtattcaACATTAcattactcctttttttttttttttttttgtattgtgcaattgtaataataataatatatatatatttctacattatatatttgggttataatacatattatttgTTATTATGTGCTCTCTTCACTTGCCTtgccttcccttcccctcccttccctaaccttcctcttttatttgtCTTACCTGATTCAGTTCTTGCAAGTCCCAGATGTGCCTCAGGTACTGTGGTGCACTCTAATTCCTTCGGTTGGCCGAATTCGCCCCCGCCTTTCTGATAGTTCGCTTTAAACTTCTCACAATATAATTCTCCGCCCTCGCTTATGCAAGTTGAACTTAACACTTTATATGTTGATAAGGCTTTTTGGAAGGGagcattacattttttattggGGCAATATTCATTACATTTTCCACTCTTTTCTATAGTACCGTAGTCATAGTACCAATCAAATAGTGTTTTAGCTTTTTCGAAACGTTCCTTCCAAATACCTCCGTACAGATTTTTACAGTTACATTTATACATGGAATCCTGTAGTTTCTCAAAAATTGCCTTCATAACCAATTTGAAATGGCCATCCTCCTTagattcttcctttactttatctcctaaccaataataaaagaaactaTAACGATCACTACTGGACAAAGTAGCGAACTCTTCCCTCCCTGTCCCCCTACATGTTAAACAGTAGTTACCTGGAATTTTGTCAATCCAATCCCACTTATCCCCTCCGTACGATCCTAATGATAGTTTCAGTTGTTCTTCCAGTTGACTACTATTGTTCCCTTTGCTTCCGTTGAGTGAACAATTTGTTCCTACTCCTGCGTTTAACgcatcgtatattttttgtgaaggtaatttatttGTATCTGTAACCTACAAAACATAGAATTGATACAAAGTAGTACACGTACATGTATGTTACCATGCATTCcttcatattattattattattattattatatagcGCATATGGAGTATTATCTTCATAGTACTTATATATTaggaatgaggaaggaaaagaagtaaCCAACCTGTGGTATTGCTGCTGGTTTTGGGCATCTTTGTTCTGTTAGTTGCTGTGGTTGTCCATATTCCTTCTGCCCCCTTTTGGTCCTATAAAATGTGGTACAATATAATTCTCCGTCCTCGGTACTGCAAGTTTGACTTAACTCGTTATATGTTTTTTGGGCTGTCTTGTAGGGggtattacatttttcattattattgcaATACTCGCTACATTTTACTTGGTCGTGTAATTTACTATAGTTATAGAACCAATCGAATAGTATCTTAGCCTTTTCGAAacgttcctttttaataaaaggGTATATATGAGTGCAATTACATGTAGAATCGATTTCCTTCAGCTTATCATAAATAGACTTCATAATCATTGAGAAATTGTTCCCTATCTGAGGTTCCCCCTTTaatttatcacctaaccaataaaagaaaaaactataACGTTCATTATCGGGCAAAGTAGCGAACCCTTCGTTCCCTGTGCTGTTACACGCTACACAGTAGTTTTGCGCAATTTTATTGGGCAGGTCCTTATCATGAATACTGTAAATCTTTAATGATTCTTCCAACTTTTGTTTTAAATTCCCAAGGTTCTCGGGGTTCCCCCCAAGTTTACAacctcttcttccattttcgagttcagcatatatttcctttgagggtaatgtaattgaatcttcctcttccttcccctaagaaaatatatagaattgatatatgtgtacgtgtATACATCCATACATGTTCCtcctattattatatgatatacacgtggaacattatatatgtacatactaCTCCATATGTTCTTAATGGGGAATgtattgttttattattccctttttaccatttgtgtttatgtatgtatatattcctttgtaTACAatgattttttgtattaaaaatgtacgctgtttcttcctatatatttttatatatataatgaataattCAAGATAATCATGTATATTCCAAACCCACTGTTACTTATAAATAGCTACTaagttcttcctcctttagttgtatgcacattatattttggcaaaaatgtgtcaacatatatatatattcttaacTTATGCTtaattgttttatttttttacaaaaaaaaaatcaatcaAATAACTTCGAATAAGCATtgtgtaatacatatatacatatatatatgtagtatatatatatatatatgtacctacatatatatatgtatgtatatgtaaatgtatacatatacatagtaCTCccatctcctttccttcccctttttcatggatgatcatttttataacaaaatatatattatcattttaataacaaaatatatattataatttttataacaaatatatattatcattttaataacaaatatattatcatttttataacaaatatatattatcatttaataataataaaattttcttccttcctacccatgtatatttttttctttttttttttgttttgttttgttttgtgtattaaattttttacgtgtTCATATGTAAGAAATGTAAGtccagaaagaaaaaaaaatgtacctaaaaaaaaaataaaaaaaaaaaaagaagaagaaggaaaaaaaaaaaaagaaaagtgctATTTAGCTTCTTACATCTTTATGAACTATGCgcacttatttatgtttccttcctcccttcatcCGAAGGGGggcaggaaggaaggaaccaATCCCcctcatcttccttccttggtGTTTACACGTTTTGGTAACCTATATTTTGGCGACCTGCCGtcctatttgtt
It includes:
- a CDS encoding KIR protein, with protein sequence MYGCIHGKEEEDSITLPSKEIYAELENGRRGCKLGGNPENLGNLKQKLEESLKIYSIHDKDLPNKIAQNYCVACNSTGNEGFATLPDNERYSFFFYWLGDKLKGEPQIGNNFSMIMKSIYDKLKEIDSTCNCTHIYPFIKKERFEKAKILFDWFYNYSKLHDQVKCSEYCNNNEKCNTPYKTAQKTYNELSQTCSTEDGELYCTTFYRTKRGQKEYGQPQQLTEQRCPKPAAIPQYYEDNTPYALYNNNNNNNMKECMVTDTNKLPSQKIYDALNAGVGTNCSLNGSKGNNSSQLEEQLKLSLGSYGGDKWDWIDKIPGNYCLTCRGTGREEFATLSSSDRYSFFYYWLGDKVKEESKEDGHFKLVMKAIFEKLQDSMYKCNCKNLYGGIWKERFEKAKTLFDWYYDYGTIEKSGKCNEYCPNKKCNAPFQKALSTYKVLSSTCISEGGELYCEKFKANYQKGGGEFGQPKELECTTVPEAHLGLARTESGVHMKGAKVKGDVDVSLPKLEGDLKGPEVDIKGPKVDINAPDVDSSDSSDHQGSSSSSGGIYFYISRVT